tcgttCAAGTCTACGATAGAACCGATCAAAATCAATCCataattatagatcgttaaaaaattatgatttcttagccgacaacatatatccgcaaaatttgTATGACTGTggtatttcgatattaaattcttagtttaatggcttttagttgtactgacagggcacagattatttcttatttcgatattaaatccataaaattcaatgacatcacagttcaacgggcggccatgtttgacgtttatgggtgcgttcagaaagtgtgttccaaataataatttcgtactgaggtagttagtatatttacatttgcttagttttatttattttacccgagcgggttttcatctagtacccattatatttaatacctatattatatttttgtatgtcttATACTATTAAACTCGATGGCAAAAAgccatgaataatattaatacattattttaaatgtatgcttCAATATCTTCTCAGAAGATCAACACCctattagttttgtttattagcAAATATAATGAAAGCTGGATTTTGGGGATAACAACAAAGAATGAAGTACGTTTGTccattatatgtaaaaaaaaaaattattgacaaaaataaatgtattttacaaaaaaaaaaaacacttcaatGAGTTCATTTTAGCGCTATTGCATTGATTTACCTTAAATCGCTGGAAAAGGttgtttaagttttgttttaaaatgattcGTTACCTAAAAATTTTGACTTATATATAACACAATCGGTGACTAAttcgtatttgtaaatatatttgtttattgttataacaagtagcttaaaaataaaaagaaacaaattaatgttatttcttatatatttctaGAGCACTACAAAACAGAGTCCGTCCATAACAGTCGATGGGATCTCCACGTATCCAGGGCTCGGTTTCGGGCCTATGGGCCCGGTGGCTCCGATGCCAGGAGAGCCGCCAGGCACTCAGCTACGACAACAACAGGAAACGACGACGGAAACCACGACCACCGCCAAACCAAAGAAGGAAAGGACATTTGTTATAGCAGCCGTGGAATTCCACAGAGTCGAGACCCCGTTTCTAATTGGCGTTTGGATTTTCTTTGCCAGTCTCGCTAAAATAGGTAGGACTCTTCtacattcttatttaatatagtatgtGTATTTTGAAAACAGTGACATTTCAAATCGATTTCTATTACGATTATTAGTaggtatcaatatttaatttaatgaacatttatacatattcagccaaatataaaataaaaagaaacgcAGTCCGCCTGATCATATGGACATTCTTAcgttgattttgataaaattcgtTATGAGCATTGCTTTAAAccaatatttagaaaaattataCACTTGACACTGACAGATTGTGTGAATCGGATATATTCCGTcgtatgaattaaaatactatCTGTTTTTATAATCAGGCAGAATCATACGAAAATTTCGATATTAGTTAATAGTAGTTTCGCATTAGATGCTATTTATATCGACACGTGCAGAGTATCAGCCGTTAGTACGTGTAGGTCATTCATGTTGTAGACAGAATTAGAACAATGAAAATAGCAAcacattaattacttttaagagcTTGTAGTCAAGACTTCACTCGAATCACTTACAGGATGCGACTCACGGTAACTTCAGAGCTTTCTACGTAACTATTAAGTATAAACTCGCTTTTAGCTACAACGTAATAGCACTTATGTAGAATACAAATTTACTAGGTAGGTTttcatataattacatttaaaggcATTTGTGTCATttctgcatatttttttatataagaaacccAATATTCTAAATACTATTTACATTAGAATCTATATACTTTTATCTCAACATCGatcgttgaatattttttaatttcacgctCATTGTAAAGCCGAAACCGAAGCAATTATAAATCTACAGAAATTTAACTTAAGTCAAAAGAAAAAACCgttttaatttgcatttcaCATTAGACACTGTTTTCAATGGCcatcattcaaatttaaaattcaatcataaaattatattaagagcaCAGTTctgtaatttttactttaatatcaatagtataaaaaatgatCGATTTTGTCTTTAGTGCATctcttgaaaatttaaaattcatattataaaaactcatATACATATTGGGTAGAAAATCTTCTGAAATAATAAGGCAACATGTACTTTTTATGCATTGTTATGTATAAATGAGATttgaacaataaatattgtaccaattttttataatattattataaggacAGCTTAAGAACTCGAATTCCATGCATATTTTGAGCGTTGCCTGGATTTTTTTTGTCGTCTAacagtaaatacatttttgcgTTTTCCTTTTAATAAGCTTCTTCGATGTTTAGTCTTGCTTACATTTACGTGTGAAATACTATTAATTCTATCATTCTTGGTAACTTTTTGGCTGATTCTTTTAGATACTGGTAGGTAATATGCTAATACTTGATTTGTACAAGGTTTACCTGTAGGAACAGTTACAAAAGGAGATGCTGTTGATTTTGGACTAAAATCAGTATACACCCTACCAGTTTGTTTCCCATGTGATGGACAATCAGCATCAATTTCCAAAGAAGAAGTTGTAAAAATTGACATAGACATTTCTTCGCCAGAAAAAGGATGTGTATATTTATCTTCATATCGTAGAGTATGAaatttattggaatattttcCAGTTTTGCTTATTGACTTTAAGTTAAATGAATTGCTAGATGTCTTTGAATAAAGCAATGAATCTCGGGGAGAAAagaccttatttctaaattGACAACCCACGTCTCTAATATATACAATTGCATCGACGCTTGCTTTGTcttttagattaatatttgGTATGCACTTGCAATCAATACAATCGTATTGACAAGATTTACTAGCCGTACAACACTTACATGGCATTGGACTAGGAAAATAAGGTGATAATGTTGGTGATATGCAAGTCATTTTAGGGTTCAAGGAAAATCTGGGCGAATATTCGCTAAAATACTCACACGTATTCTGTGTTGTGTTATAATGTTGGTCTTCAGTGGTAATGAGCGATTCTCCTTGATTCGCGAACATATATCTTTGTTCTGGACTACGATCAGTGCTAATAATCtcctcatttttatttaaaatgtcatcataataaaagtttttagcAAAAGGCACGCATAGAGGCAAATTAATACATCGAGGGTGGTGCAAGCAAGGCGGTATaaattcacaattatttttaagaacattTGCTCTTTGACAGGACGGCACAACAATGCATGGTGGGTGATGCCTACAAGCTTTTGTTATtcttatcatttttgttttattccttATTGTAGATACGTTTTCTACACATTTCGAACTTGTGTATGTTTCAGTGGGCAAAATTTGACAAATTGGTATCATTTCGCAAGGCGGACTATGACTGCAGATATCATTATTctctttgttaataatattttctttcaaattaatattctcaTTTAAAGGAGAGTTATTTGGCTTCACATAATCTTCCTCTTCTGTAGTgcttaaaatttcaactttttctttacattttggACAAATTATGAGCTTTTTAGATTTAGCTTtaactttaatgtaatttactCTTGTTCTACTAACTACATTCTGTTTAGGTACAGTTTTGTGTTCCATATCACATTTTTCTATTGTTTCAGTAACGTTAATATTTATGGATTTACTGCCATGATTTTGATCACACTTAGAAACTTTCAATTTaccgtttttattttgttttaacaaatcTGACGCAAATTTTGTAGTACTAGTAATTTGATCGGCTACTGTTagacatttgttatttttagcCAGTTCAGTCAGAGACTTTTTATCTGTACATGGACAAGCATACGAAAATAATTGACATGGACAAGGGTCTTCAGTACGCTTCCCACGGTCTTTCTTCgtcgatattttttctttttgttctgGTTTATCATAATCCGTATGATATTTAGAGTACGACCAAAATTTTTGCTTTCGATCGTGTTTACGTTTGGCAAAAAGTTTTGCATCATAGTATGCATCATCGTTGTCATTAAGACAAATATCCGAAGATAGTTTTGgtttatttaagcgtttcttctttacttttttaacatttatatgaaaactATCCTGTAGACGTAACTTTGGTTGAATCAAAGTGGAACATTTTTGAACAATAGCTTCCGATTTACCACTAAATCCACTTAAATTGGTTTTATCGCccacattaatattattgcttAAAACTGCTAGTTGAGGGATACAATGATACGAGTgtcttttaattattgtatccAAGTCATAAAAAAAGGTGCTGGATGATCTTATAACGGATTTGTcactactatttttatttaaagcgtgATATTTTTCACTTGTAACGTAAGGTGTTTCTATAAAAGTAGATTCAATGCTATAtgaatttcttttattattgtaattgcaACAATCTCTGTTGTTTTGTGTAACATACACATTTTTTCCTTTTTGAGTATgataaacattatgaaactttcTAGGAGTAAAAATGTCTACTAAGTTTGTTAaggattttatttgatttctttttaagtttaatgaattattcataTCTTAAATCGttgtaaaacatttaatgaaaaacaaactatatcattatcaaattttaacttGTCTCGAAGCCACTTGGAAATTTTACAAATCtttcaatgtttttaagtaaatattttataattcaatattttgatattgacacTGACTTATATATTAAGTCACAAATTTCTATCAGTAGCTCTATGGCTAAAGTGAAATAAAAGCGGCATATAAGActtttctttgtattatttatgaatcagataatataaaataatatgataattaattcaatttatgagaatgataaaatatgtacaaaaactaATCAGTATTTCTTAGTaagattataaatgcaaatacaatatttttcaaaaacatttgaaagaAAACCTTTTTGCATTTTACCcgcttataatttttactttgtataataTCTAATGCCACgcacatatataatttagtggGATACctctatgtataatatatttttaaattaaaaaaggaaaatgttatttcaaatttagcatTTGATAATGATGAAAAAACATAATACTCCGCTTTACGATTGACGTAGGTGGCAAACCTGATGCATATATAGTAAGTAGGTAGTTAATacgtaataaacttttaaacaaatgtaagaTTATACAATACGTCACATATGTAAGTCTAGTACTATCGAAGACATATTAGGTCACAAAATATTCACCCACACTGAGTATTGTATGgagcttcatttatttatattcaatgtggctttttatttttcagggtTTCACATGGCACCAAAATTGTCTAAAATGTTTCCGGAATCATGTTTGCTTATCTTTGTTGGAGTTTTAATTGGTGCTCTTCTTTTGAGTACTCACAGTGTCCATGTTCAGCCGCTCACACCTGACACGTTCTTTCTCTACATGTTACCGCCAATTATATTAGACGCTGgatattttatgcctaatagATTATTCTTCGACCATCTCGGAACTATTCTGCTGTTTGCCGTAGTTGGTACCGTGTTCAATACTTTAACAATAGGTACGTTGGTTTTACAtatgataaaaacaaaagtataccCGTACTTTTTAACGTGATTTTGTTGTGAGTAACAAACGTCTTGTTAATTttggatatttatataatattttatataactattgatGCAAAGTAATCtttgatattgtataaataaatattattaaattatttcatgtgTTTTACGGTTTTGTGATTtgtacaataacaattatttgttaataggTGCGTCTTTATGGGCTTGTGGTCAAACTGGAATGTTTGGATGTACAACGCCATTACTGGACATGTTGTTATTTGGAGCACTGATCTCTGCAGTGGACCCAGTGGCAGTTCTTGCGGTTTTTGAAGAAATACATGTCGACGAAGTACTCTATATCGTTGTATTTGGAGAATCGTTACTTAATGATGCTGTTACTGTAGTATTGTACCATATGTTTGAGGCATATACGTAAGTAAATTACACAGCTATGATGTTTGAAAAAGTAtcgaaaaacataataaaaataacaccatTATTTTGCAGAGAGATGGGTGCATCTCGACTTATGTATACTGATTTCCTTGCTGGATTTGCATCTTTTCTGGTAGTAGCACTTGGTGGTACTTGCATTGGTGTCATATGGGGCTTTGGTACCGGCCTTGTAACTCGCTTCACTAATGAAGTGAGAGTTATTGAACCcatttttatattcgttatgGCATATTTAGCATATTTAAATGCTGAAATGTTCCACATGAGCGGAATATTAGCGTGAGTACCatacttattcaaaatatatcgtataaaatgacacttaaaactgtaataaaaacaCTTATCCGCGTAAcgttttttataagttaaaggTTTTTACCATCAGATTGATCAGTATtaacgtgtttatttatttatattagtatcacATTTTGCGGGATAACAATGAAGAACTATGTGGAAGGCAATATATCGCACAAATCACACACAACCATCAAATATACTATGAAGATGTTATCGTCTTCATCggaaacaattatattcatGTTCCTCGGTGTGGCGACTGTCAACAACAACCATGATTGGAATACTTGGTTTGTCTTATTGACCATCGTTTTTTGCTCAGTCTTTCGCATAATAGGTGAGACAttagtatttcaattataaattgcaACATAGCAGTAATTTAATCCATGTACATTCATAAACGTAGAGACGTTCCTAGTAAATATGCCATAAGCGTTTTGGTATTACAACGAATGATACCCAAAAAGGTTTGGAATTCTTCTATGTTGCACTTttctatacttatttttatttgagtatattttctgtttccattagctaaataaataatcaatcagTCTTAAAGACTTGTGTCTAGACCAATATggaaagaaattataaaattaaaatgtttattttgttcttttaggagtttatatatttagtgcAGTAGCTAATAAGTTCCGTCTGCACAAACTCAATACTGTTGAAAAATTCGTCATGTCATAtggaggtaaaatatttttttagacgcatttttgtaatttttacacACATGTATAcctttataacaaaattgaatgaccattaaaacgtttttatttctATCTTGCTCCAAACATTGATGATATTACATTTTACCATCGACCCAATTCAAATAACTGCCAGTAATTCACACTAGCATGTTTATTTATGTGTGCAAGCAATAAAAGATTCTATGTAAACGACTACACCCATGGCCTAAATCTACTCTTACTACACAGGTCTTCGAGGCGCGGTCGCATTTGCTTTGGTACTATTAATAGACCCAGAAGTAGTGAAACTTCAGCCAATGTTCGTAACAACTACGATTGCAGTCATATACTTTACGGTATTCATTCAGggaataacaataaaaccaCTTGTGAAGATATTAAACGTCAAAACTGCAGAGAAGAGAAAGCCAACGATGAATGAACGTATACACGAGAgggtaaatttatttgtattaaaattaaaatacattctaTTCGTTGAGCAGATGTGGAAATTTCCTAAATTGCTGTTTAAATTCAGTTCATGGATCACTTGATGGCGGGCATAGAAGATATATCGGGAAAACATGGTAACCACCACATGCGAGATAAATTTAAGAGATTcgacaataaatttataagaccATTCTTGCTAAGGAACTATCAGGtaataaacatgaataaaatGCGTGATCAGTATTGATAGATAAAcctctattttaattaatttgattaaattctcAGGGAGCTGAGCCAAAGATTCTAGAGACTTATTCAAAGCTTGCTATGAGAGACGCCATTGAATACATGCAAAGGAATGCCTCGACCATTGGGAACATTTCCGGCGCTGAGTCAATGTCAGCAATCTTTAAGAATTATACTAATTCTAACTTCAATGgaaggtatttattattaactaacgaaatttcgataaaaatacatcagaataaaatatcttggaataatatttctaatatttgcATAAcaacattttgattattttcaaaaaagaaaatgtttcagCCCGAGTTTTACTCAATTAGATTCATCAACTTGGAATATCGACATGCAGGAATTGGAATATAATCCGTCCAAAAAGGATTTAACAGACGCTAGAATTCACCATTTGCTTGCTGAAGAACTATGCAAACCATATCGACGCGTAAGTGTTAATAGTTATGTTGATAATCACTATCACATCATGGCCAGTTGAATGTAATTCTCCCTACCCCAGGTCAGATTGAGTTGTAGGGCAAAAATCGAGAATACGATATTCTGTTTTGTTTCTAATTACTTATTCAAGACGATGAGATTTTCCATTAGTAATTGAGAACAACCAATGCATAAAAAACAGTTTATGCAatgaatatttctaataataaaaaataaaacatttaaatcgaaattaaaattaaaatgaacactcagaaatctaaatattttgtcTGAACCCATTAATCAGATGTGCATTTaacgataaatttataaaatcctttATTTATCTCCTTATATTTGTCTCCAGCACCGTCGTTTGAGTTACAGTCGACATGCCGTAAACGATCGTGATTTGGGCACACAGGTTAACTACAAAACGCATATGAATATACGCAGACTAGTGGGCGATCGCAAACACCACCATAAGCGCAGTAAGAGAGGCAAGCAAGTGAGTACATAGCGTTTAGATTAGACGAAACGTACGTGtttaatttttagatattacGGCCATTGTTCTTTATtaggaattaaaacaaaaattaaaatcaataaaaccttTATAAGTCATGAATATGTGCATGAACTATAGAGTACCTAtacgttaaaaattataaaataataagaaaacgaCACGAGCGATACaaattacttggtggcagggctttgtgcaagcccgtctgggtaggtaccacccactcatgtgatattctaccgccaaaccgaagtactcagtattgttgtgctccggtttgaagggtggttgagcccgtgtaactacaggcacaacatcttagttcccaaggtaggtggcgcattggccatgtaaggaatggtgaatgtgatggtgaccactaaccctcaggtggcacatttggtGATCCATCTaccgacaaaataaaaaataaatatatatgtagcaCATCGGTCAGTTTAATGACGTGCAATCTATGATAGCTTGGTAGTTAACCACTAGTGTGACATTTAAGTCACAACCATACAGAACCCACACTTAAGGCACTCTGATTCACAATCCAGAGTATTTCCATTTCCACTGTTGGACTCCAAATTATTACCAAATACTAAAatctcattattttttcttgtgtaatttttttcaaagattTATGGTATTTCATCTATTCTTCAATCCATTCAAAAATCCCTGAAATAAGATTActgtattatttaacatttattaatgaatttttaatacttattattatcgGTTAATTGCATGTTGATGttcaacgttttttttattacaggatGGAAAAAATCATGTAACTTTCCCCGAATTCCAGCAAAACGGTTCGGCCAAACAGTTCACgcacggtaaaaaaaaatattatagattaggtacttaataattctttaatacTAACACGAGTGTCAGTCGCATGCACGTGTGGGatcagaaattatttatatttttttgcaggCACCATTATTCTTCTTTAATTTGCGACCAATTGATTTCTTAGTCGCTTTTTATACTTTTGGTATTacgcttttgttttataaaatcacaaagCTTATATTgcaaagttttatgtttttgtataatacacGCTATATTATGTTGCATACATGTGATCATAACTGTCTTTGATGTGTTTGAATTATAACATTACGCCCAACAcgaatatataagtaaaaatatttgaatttgatatgTAAACGGTGATGTCAAGTaagattcaataaattataaaagattttaaaaatattttatatctatattcattattttgtgGTTATTAATTTCAATCATAGTCAGTATGTATTGTCAACAGACTACATTGATGAAGTATTGCAAGAGGACGAGGAGCAGCCACGTCGTGAGAATGATGATGGCGGTATAACATTCACTGCAAAATCCCGTAGGTATTTTGCATGTGATACGTCGAATATCCTTATTTTGGATTTGAACATTTCTTTTACTGAATGTTTCTTGAACATTAAATACGTCTGTTGTTGACGTTTAtcgtttataattcaattatttattaatttcttaatatgtTCAAATTCAGATAACCTTGTTGTTGTGGATAAAGTGTTGTTGGCTACTTATTTTACAGTTtacttttacttactttaacaaattatactaaaatgttatggGATTAACAGATTGGtacgtatttaaaaactataaataaaaccttcttcCGACACAGTTATTTATATGAGAATGATAGCATGTTGAAAATtacgatttataaatattttttttaacgattaaattaaaagttattatgaaATCAAACCGATAGCTTAGTCGCTTGTATTTTGATGCGCGTGTGTcttcattttatacatttaattgactAATATTATACCTAAAAAAACGCTAAGTTTGCTAGTATGAATTCTGTGACGTAACccttttatacgtatttttcaCTTGCTCATATCCgctttttaccatttttttgtgtttgatcGTCGTTTTCTTCCCTTCTGGCAACTTCATGTGGCACCGCAAACTAACAAATACTCTCGAAACCTGGCGATCCTAAATTATCAGCTGGATACGATGAAGTCAGTCCAACGTCGTCGCATAAAGAGAATAGTAGTTCTCTTCTAAATCAATTGGCTAACCTGCCTGGCTTCAATCCTCTGAAAGCGAGAATCGTAAAACAGTAC
The DNA window shown above is from Vanessa tameamea isolate UH-Manoa-2023 chromosome 16, ilVanTame1 primary haplotype, whole genome shotgun sequence and carries:
- the LOC113402934 gene encoding sodium/hydrogen exchanger 3 isoform X4, coding for MTSLKHGVNLSRRACRPYIKFLAAAAFLAVAVASPIESTTKQSPSITVDGISTYPGLGFGPMGPVAPMPGEPPGTQLRQQQETTTETTTTAKPKKERTFVIAAVEFHRVETPFLIGVWIFFASLAKIGFHMAPKLSKMFPESCLLIFVGVLIGALLLSTHSVHVQPLTPDTFFLYMLPPIILDAGYFMPNRLFFDHLGTILLFAVVGTVFNTLTIGASLWACGQTGMFGCTTPLLDMLLFGALISAVDPVAVLAVFEEIHVDEVLYIVVFGESLLNDAVTVVLYHMFEAYTEMGASRLMYTDFLAGFASFLVVALGGTCIGVIWGFGTGLVTRFTNEVRVIEPIFIFVMAYLAYLNAEMFHMSGILAITFCGITMKNYVEGNISHKSHTTIKYTMKMLSSSSETIIFMFLGVATVNNNHDWNTWFVLLTIVFCSVFRIIGVYIFSAVANKFRLHKLNTVEKFVMSYGGLRGAVAFALVLLIDPEVVKLQPMFVTTTIAVIYFTVFIQGITIKPLVKILNVKTAEKRKPTMNERIHERFMDHLMAGIEDISGKHGNHHMRDKFKRFDNKFIRPFLLRNYQGAEPKILETYSKLAMRDAIEYMQRNASTIGNISGAESMSAIFKNYTNSNFNGSPSFTQLDSSTWNIDMQELEYNPSKKDLTDARIHHLLAEELCKPYRRHRRLSYSRHAVNDRDLGTQVNYKTHMNIRRLVGDRKHHHKRSKRGKQDGKNHVTFPEFQQNGSAKQFTHDYIDEVLQEDEEQPRRENDDGGITFTAKSPGYDEVSPTSSHKENSSSLLNQLANLPGFNPLKARIVKQYAKTPEEILPTAVEKSLPWRRDRSTYNFVPNEDILEEDERRMSDDNDTYMTVAEQARVATPTATETMLPWKREEAEGTTALKQSEFPSWASNKEYLAYSSPSATFLGGIEKPKHPKSIIGLFRRESSSSTQAADLPIASDSEGKADSIKGDSSSMKGESLYSQPKQGPSLLSKRSTSLGGPSVLLMEDVAHSDPLGASSRPASIMQGPHRGQCRRGSMLELTGSLSRDAITEEKCSKSLPESERMGVRRLALGQQSLPREPFNRQLTMASNLLTSSSSDESSDENT
- the LOC113402934 gene encoding sodium/hydrogen exchanger 3 isoform X5, with the translated sequence MTSLKHGVNLSRRACRPYIKFLAAAAFLAVAVASPIESTTKQSPSITVDGISTYPGLGFGPMGPVAPMPGEPPGTQLRQQQETTTETTTTAKPKKERTFVIAAVEFHRVETPFLIGVWIFFASLAKIGFHMAPKLSKMFPESCLLIFVGVLIGALLLSTHSVHVQPLTPDTFFLYMLPPIILDAGYFMPNRLFFDHLGTILLFAVVGTVFNTLTIGASLWACGQTGMFGCTTPLLDMLLFGALISAVDPVAVLAVFEEIHVDEVLYIVVFGESLLNDAVTVVLYHMFEAYTEMGASRLMYTDFLAGFASFLVVALGGTCIGVIWGFGTGLVTRFTNEVRVIEPIFIFVMAYLAYLNAEMFHMSGILAITFCGITMKNYVEGNISHKSHTTIKYTMKMLSSSSETIIFMFLGVATVNNNHDWNTWFVLLTIVFCSVFRIIGVYIFSAVANKFRLHKLNTVEKFVMSYGGLRGAVAFALVLLIDPEVVKLQPMFVTTTIAVIYFTVFIQGITIKPLVKILNVKTAEKRKPTMNERIHERFMDHLMAGIEDISGKHGNHHMRDKFKRFDNKFIRPFLLRNYQGAEPKILETYSKLAMRDAIEYMQRNASTIGNISGAESMSAIFKNYTNSNFNGRKCFSPSFTQLDSSTWNIDMQELEYNPSKKDLTDARIHHLLAEELCKPYRRHRRLSYSRHAVNDRDLGTQVNYKTHMNIRRLVGDRKHHHKRSKRGKQDGKNHVTFPEFQQNGSAKQFTHGKKKYYRLDYIDEVLQEDEEQPRRENDDGGITFTAKSLPNEDILEEDERRMSDDNDTYMTVAEQARVATPTATETMLPWKREEAEGTTALKQSEFPSWASNKEYLAYSSPSATFLGGIEKPKHPKSIIGLFRRESSSSTQAADLPIASDSEGKADSIKGDSSSMKGESLYSQPKQGPSLLSKRSTSLGGPSVLLMEDVAHSDPLGASSRPASIMQGPHRGQCRRGSMLELTGSLSRDAITEEKCSKSLPESERMGVRRLALGQQSLPREPFNRQLTMASNLLTSSSSDESSDENT